A region of Pseudarthrobacter sp. NIBRBAC000502770 DNA encodes the following proteins:
- a CDS encoding type 1 glutamine amidotransferase domain-containing protein, with amino-acid sequence MANILMVVSAADSLTMKDGSEHPTGYWAEELVVAHQTLTQAGNTVHIATPGGRKPTVDQVSLAAESAGGEDRAQGFRDYLEKIDGELAHPLVLADVDAAAYDAVVMPGGHGPMADLYQDADLGRLLVSANRDGKIIAPFCHGPAGLLSATDDDGGFAFKGRRLTVFTNEEELGGGTGENTPWLVEDALKEKGAVIENGAAWSSNVVRDGNLITGQNPQSSEDVAKEVLAALS; translated from the coding sequence ATGGCAAACATTTTGATGGTCGTCTCGGCCGCGGATTCCCTCACCATGAAGGACGGCAGCGAGCACCCCACCGGCTACTGGGCAGAGGAACTGGTGGTGGCCCACCAGACCCTGACGCAGGCCGGCAACACCGTCCACATCGCAACCCCCGGCGGCCGGAAGCCCACCGTGGACCAAGTCAGCCTGGCTGCCGAATCGGCCGGTGGCGAGGACCGGGCACAGGGCTTCCGGGACTACCTGGAAAAGATCGACGGCGAGCTGGCGCACCCGCTGGTGCTGGCCGACGTCGACGCCGCAGCGTATGACGCCGTGGTGATGCCCGGCGGCCACGGCCCCATGGCGGACCTCTACCAGGACGCCGACCTGGGACGCCTGCTGGTGTCAGCCAACAGGGACGGCAAGATCATTGCGCCGTTCTGCCACGGTCCGGCGGGACTGCTGAGTGCAACGGACGACGACGGCGGGTTCGCGTTCAAGGGCCGGCGTTTGACGGTCTTCACCAACGAGGAGGAGCTGGGCGGCGGGACCGGGGAGAACACCCCGTGGCTGGTGGAGGATGCGCTGAAGGAGAAGGGCGCGGTGATCGAAAACGGTGCCGCCTGGTCCTCCAACGTGGTCCGCGACGGCAACCTCATCACCGGGCAGAACCCGCAGTCCAGCGAGGACGTGGCCAAGGAAGTCCTGGCTGCACTGAGCTAG
- a CDS encoding ABC transporter substrate-binding protein: protein MAITTRPAAVVALTVSALLGLSACSDPGASAATVPSSSATSSAGKTFNLSPEQDRFKVSADPAAAALVPEAIKADGKLTVVTTGGAAPLSLFATDNRTLIGSEVDIAYAVGEALGLDVEVLPVAWAEWPLGVESAKYEAVLSNVTVTEARKEKFDFATYRNDLLGFYAKSDSGIGEIKEAKDVAGKRIIVGSGTNQEAILVRWDEENKKNGLAPVQFQYYDDDSASSLALQSGRADLTFGPNAAAAYKAAQDGKTKQVGTLNGGWPLTAQIAFTTKKGNGLAVAAQAALNHLIEDGTYAKILDRWGLSSEAIQKSELNPAGLPKK, encoded by the coding sequence ATGGCCATCACCACCAGGCCGGCCGCCGTCGTGGCCCTTACCGTTTCAGCACTGCTGGGACTGTCTGCCTGCTCTGACCCCGGCGCTTCGGCGGCGACAGTACCGTCGTCGTCGGCCACCAGCTCTGCCGGCAAGACCTTCAACCTGTCCCCGGAGCAGGACCGCTTCAAAGTCTCTGCCGACCCCGCCGCTGCCGCCCTGGTGCCGGAGGCCATCAAAGCGGACGGCAAGCTGACCGTAGTGACCACCGGCGGGGCGGCGCCGCTCAGCCTGTTCGCCACGGACAACAGGACCCTGATTGGCAGCGAGGTGGACATCGCCTACGCGGTGGGCGAGGCGCTGGGCCTGGACGTGGAGGTCCTTCCCGTGGCGTGGGCAGAGTGGCCGCTGGGCGTGGAGTCTGCCAAGTACGAGGCCGTGCTTTCCAACGTGACCGTCACCGAGGCGCGGAAGGAGAAGTTCGATTTCGCCACCTACCGCAATGACCTGCTGGGCTTCTACGCCAAGAGCGATTCCGGCATCGGTGAAATCAAGGAAGCCAAGGACGTGGCCGGCAAGAGGATCATCGTGGGCTCCGGCACCAACCAGGAAGCCATCCTGGTGCGCTGGGACGAGGAGAACAAGAAGAACGGCCTGGCGCCGGTCCAGTTCCAGTATTACGACGACGACTCCGCCTCGAGCCTGGCCCTTCAGTCAGGACGTGCGGACCTGACGTTCGGCCCCAACGCGGCTGCCGCCTACAAGGCAGCGCAGGACGGAAAGACGAAGCAGGTGGGCACATTGAACGGCGGCTGGCCGCTGACGGCACAGATCGCCTTCACCACCAAGAAGGGCAACGGCCTGGCGGTGGCCGCCCAGGCTGCGCTGAACCACCTGATCGAGGACGGCACCTACGCGAAAATCCTGGACCGCTGGGGCCTCTCCTCCGAGGCCATCCAGAAGTCCGAGCTGAACCCGGCGGGCCTGCCCAAGAAATAA
- a CDS encoding trehalase-like domain-containing protein gives MPTPLNQSVADSALLTRSLPLDMLRAFIQSDAADNGLTPALLTELKVLARVPSLLVACNYGGTLCDAEGISTETLPLGSAAIALRALAALPNTHAAIISGRSLRDLAAVSRLPAEVHLIGSHGAEADMGFAHAQTLATESVLQKVNAALNEAVGFHEGIWIERKPVAVSVHTRPARPDVVATVTEISRQIAAAHGLFFIVDGSVLDLSVVEPSKGEALETLRSRLGASAAMFAGDAASDELAIATLRGPDLGLHVGQGETAAPHRLRDPQSFARVLAFLFELRRAWLFGEDAVGLERHSMIGNGSSTALLTPDAKICWMSHPLPDSGSLFAHILGGDAAGHFSVEPVKASQVLGQRYVDSTMIVETRWADVTVTDYLEPAPEGITSLVRVLTGHGAARITFAPRPDYANAPFSMEARGGELHVLGTSEPIILFAPGAAFSITSDGRHATATASVNLQDGPVVLNLRCGDTEPQSADPGGETERRARVALHARQWVQNLSLPSVKPSLVRRSALVLRALVHEPTGAVLAAPTTSLPEGIGGTRNWDYRYCWLRDASMTVNALVDLGSTAEAAGFLGWLGRILEHAPGPEWLHPLYSVTGAPLSTEAVVDSLPGYAGSRPVRIGNAADHQVQLDVFGPVAELIHSLSEREDALADDHWELMNQMASAVLARWHEPDHGIWEARRAARHHVYSKVMCWVTLDRALRTAARHGREPDPAWAPAAATIRAEVLREGWDESAKSYTVAYDSPDLDAAVLHIGLSGLLDVTDQRFLDTVTAVERELRVGPTVFRYRYDDGLPGLEGGFHICTTWLIEAYVAVGRIDEAWDLFDQLVNLFGPTGLLPEEYDPGTETHLGNHPQAYSHLGFIRCARLLDEHQDRR, from the coding sequence ATGCCGACGCCATTGAACCAGAGCGTGGCGGATTCCGCGCTGCTCACACGGTCCCTTCCGCTGGACATGCTGCGCGCCTTCATCCAGTCCGATGCGGCGGACAACGGGCTGACCCCCGCCCTGCTCACGGAACTCAAGGTGCTGGCCCGCGTCCCCAGCCTCCTGGTGGCCTGCAATTACGGCGGAACGCTGTGCGACGCCGAAGGCATTTCCACCGAGACGCTCCCGCTGGGCAGCGCGGCCATTGCGCTTCGTGCGCTGGCAGCGCTGCCCAATACCCATGCGGCGATCATCTCGGGCCGCTCACTGCGTGACCTGGCAGCGGTGTCACGGCTGCCCGCGGAGGTGCACCTCATCGGTTCGCACGGCGCCGAAGCGGACATGGGGTTCGCCCACGCGCAGACCCTGGCCACCGAGTCCGTCCTGCAAAAGGTCAATGCCGCCCTCAACGAGGCCGTCGGCTTCCACGAGGGCATCTGGATCGAACGCAAACCGGTGGCAGTTTCGGTGCACACCCGGCCGGCCCGGCCGGACGTGGTGGCCACCGTGACGGAAATTTCCCGGCAGATCGCTGCTGCCCACGGGCTGTTCTTCATCGTGGACGGCTCCGTGCTGGACCTGTCCGTGGTGGAACCGTCCAAGGGCGAGGCATTGGAAACCCTCAGGTCCCGGCTGGGGGCCAGCGCGGCGATGTTCGCGGGGGACGCCGCCAGCGACGAACTGGCCATTGCCACCCTGCGCGGGCCCGACCTCGGCCTGCACGTGGGCCAGGGCGAGACGGCAGCCCCGCACCGCCTCCGCGACCCCCAATCCTTCGCCCGCGTCTTGGCGTTCCTCTTCGAACTGCGGCGGGCGTGGCTGTTCGGGGAGGACGCGGTGGGCCTTGAACGCCACTCGATGATCGGCAACGGGTCCTCCACCGCGCTGCTGACGCCCGACGCGAAGATCTGCTGGATGAGCCACCCGCTGCCGGACTCCGGTTCCCTGTTCGCCCACATTTTGGGCGGCGATGCCGCCGGGCACTTCTCGGTGGAACCGGTCAAAGCCTCCCAGGTGCTGGGGCAGCGCTACGTGGACAGCACCATGATTGTCGAAACCCGCTGGGCGGACGTCACGGTCACCGACTACCTGGAGCCTGCACCGGAAGGCATCACCAGCCTGGTCCGGGTGCTGACGGGCCACGGCGCAGCCAGGATCACATTTGCTCCGCGGCCTGACTACGCCAACGCCCCGTTCAGCATGGAGGCGCGGGGCGGGGAACTGCACGTGCTGGGCACCTCGGAGCCCATCATCCTGTTCGCGCCGGGCGCCGCGTTCAGCATCACCTCGGACGGCCGCCATGCCACGGCAACGGCGTCCGTGAACCTCCAGGACGGGCCCGTGGTGCTCAACCTCCGCTGCGGGGACACCGAGCCGCAGTCCGCGGACCCCGGCGGGGAGACGGAACGGCGGGCCCGGGTGGCGCTCCATGCCCGGCAGTGGGTGCAGAACCTTTCCCTGCCATCGGTTAAGCCCTCGCTGGTACGGCGGTCGGCGCTGGTGCTCCGCGCCCTGGTGCATGAACCCACGGGCGCCGTACTCGCGGCCCCCACCACTTCCCTGCCCGAGGGAATCGGCGGGACCAGGAACTGGGATTACCGGTACTGCTGGCTGCGGGATGCCTCCATGACCGTGAATGCGCTGGTGGACCTGGGCTCCACGGCGGAGGCGGCCGGATTCCTGGGCTGGCTGGGCCGGATCCTCGAACACGCACCGGGCCCCGAATGGCTGCACCCCCTGTACTCGGTTACGGGCGCGCCGCTGTCCACGGAAGCCGTCGTCGACAGCCTGCCGGGGTACGCGGGATCCCGTCCGGTGCGGATCGGCAATGCGGCGGATCACCAGGTCCAGCTGGACGTCTTTGGGCCGGTGGCCGAACTTATCCACTCGCTGAGTGAACGCGAGGACGCGCTCGCCGACGACCACTGGGAGCTGATGAACCAGATGGCCTCGGCGGTCCTGGCCCGCTGGCATGAACCGGACCACGGGATCTGGGAAGCCCGGCGGGCGGCACGGCATCACGTGTATTCAAAGGTGATGTGCTGGGTGACCCTGGACCGCGCGCTGCGGACCGCGGCGCGGCACGGCCGGGAGCCGGACCCGGCCTGGGCGCCGGCGGCAGCCACGATCCGTGCGGAAGTGCTCCGGGAGGGCTGGGACGAGTCCGCGAAGTCCTACACTGTTGCCTACGACAGCCCGGACCTGGATGCCGCCGTCCTGCACATCGGCCTCTCCGGCCTGCTGGACGTCACGGACCAGCGCTTCCTGGACACCGTCACCGCCGTGGAGCGGGAGCTGCGGGTGGGTCCAACGGTCTTCCGCTACAGGTACGACGACGGGCTGCCGGGCCTGGAGGGCGGGTTCCACATCTGCACCACCTGGCTGATCGAGGCGTACGTGGCCGTCGGCCGCATCGATGAAGCCTGGGACCTGTTTGACCAGCTGGTGAACCTTTTCGGCCCCACCGGGCTGCTCCCCGAGGAATACGACCCCGGCACCGAGACCCACCTGGGCAACCATCCGCAGGCCTACTCACACCTGGGCTTCATCCGCTGTGCCCGGCTGCTGGACGAACACCAGGACAGGAGATAG
- a CDS encoding LLM class flavin-dependent oxidoreductase, giving the protein MTLPLSILDLATIGKGQTAAESFAGSVAMAQDAEKLGYRRVWYAEHHNMSSIASSATSVLIAHVAAHTESIRLGAGGVMLPNHSPLTIAEQFGTLETLHPGRIDLGLGRAPGSDQNTMRALRRDPMSADSFPQDVLELQGYLTGPTRIEGVEATPGKGTNVPLYILGSSLFGARLAAQLGLPYAFASHFAPAALQDAVAIYRREFKPSAQLDAPHVIAGVNVIAADSASEAQAMFQATKRARVSLFFGGGTREFTDDEADMILDSPQGQHMAQMMTYSAVGTPDAVIDYLDSFGKHADADELIVAHQSPGTEARLRSVELLAEAAGLVRV; this is encoded by the coding sequence GTGACTCTTCCCCTCTCCATCCTTGACCTGGCAACCATCGGCAAAGGCCAGACGGCGGCGGAGAGTTTCGCAGGCAGCGTGGCCATGGCGCAGGACGCCGAGAAGCTGGGCTACCGGCGCGTCTGGTACGCCGAGCACCACAACATGTCCTCCATCGCCTCCTCCGCCACCAGCGTGCTGATCGCCCACGTGGCGGCGCACACCGAAAGCATCCGGCTGGGCGCCGGCGGCGTCATGCTGCCCAACCATTCCCCGCTGACCATCGCAGAGCAGTTCGGCACCCTGGAAACGCTGCACCCCGGACGGATCGACCTGGGCCTGGGCCGGGCCCCGGGCAGTGACCAGAACACCATGCGGGCGCTGCGCCGGGACCCGATGTCCGCGGACAGCTTCCCGCAGGACGTCCTTGAACTGCAGGGCTACCTGACCGGCCCCACCCGCATCGAGGGCGTCGAGGCCACCCCGGGCAAGGGGACCAACGTGCCGCTGTACATCCTGGGGTCGTCCCTGTTCGGCGCGCGCCTGGCCGCCCAGCTTGGCCTCCCGTACGCGTTCGCCTCGCATTTCGCACCCGCCGCGCTGCAGGACGCGGTGGCCATCTACCGGCGCGAGTTCAAGCCGTCCGCCCAGTTGGACGCCCCGCACGTGATTGCCGGCGTCAACGTGATCGCCGCCGACTCCGCCTCCGAAGCGCAGGCCATGTTCCAGGCCACCAAGCGGGCCCGCGTCTCCCTGTTCTTCGGTGGGGGCACCCGCGAGTTCACCGACGACGAAGCTGACATGATCCTGGACTCGCCCCAGGGACAGCACATGGCACAAATGATGACGTACTCCGCGGTGGGGACGCCCGACGCCGTCATCGATTACCTGGACAGCTTCGGTAAGCACGCCGACGCCGACGAACTCATCGTGGCGCACCAGAGCCCGGGCACCGAGGCACGCCTCCGGTCCGTGGAACTCCTGGCCGAGGCGGCCGGGCTGGTCCGGGTGTAG
- a CDS encoding aldo/keto reductase — translation MSHDSTKQLELSATIDLKDLGTVHRLGFGAMRIVGDGVWGEPADRQAAVAVVRRAVELGVDFIDTADSYGPNISEEIIAEALHPYKEGLKIATKVGFTRTGPNKWVPVGRPEYLRQQTELSLRKLKVDTLDLLQLHRIDPKVDAEEQFGVLRELQDEGKVRALGLSQVGVAELEAAGKHFTVSTVQNRYNLTDRSSEDVLRYSEENGIGFIPWAPISAGELARPGGPLDEAAKRLGATTSQVALAWLLRRSPVMMPIPGTGSVQHLEENMAAAGITLDDDTYAELEAAGK, via the coding sequence ATGAGCCATGATTCAACGAAGCAGCTGGAACTGTCCGCAACGATCGACCTCAAGGACCTGGGAACCGTGCACCGGCTGGGTTTTGGTGCCATGCGCATTGTGGGTGACGGCGTCTGGGGTGAGCCCGCAGACCGGCAGGCCGCCGTGGCCGTGGTGCGCCGCGCCGTCGAACTCGGCGTGGATTTCATTGACACCGCCGACTCGTACGGCCCCAACATCAGCGAGGAAATCATTGCCGAGGCCCTCCACCCCTACAAGGAGGGGCTGAAGATCGCCACCAAGGTGGGCTTCACACGCACGGGGCCCAACAAATGGGTTCCCGTTGGCCGGCCGGAATACCTGCGCCAGCAGACGGAACTGAGCCTGCGCAAGCTGAAGGTGGACACGCTGGACCTGCTGCAGCTGCACCGCATCGATCCCAAGGTGGACGCCGAGGAGCAGTTCGGCGTGCTGCGTGAGCTCCAGGACGAAGGCAAGGTCCGTGCCCTGGGACTGTCCCAGGTAGGCGTGGCGGAACTCGAAGCCGCCGGAAAGCACTTCACGGTGTCCACCGTCCAGAACCGCTATAACCTGACGGACCGCAGCTCTGAGGACGTGCTGCGCTACTCCGAGGAGAACGGAATCGGCTTCATCCCGTGGGCGCCGATCTCCGCCGGCGAGCTCGCCCGGCCCGGCGGACCGCTGGATGAGGCCGCCAAGCGCCTTGGCGCCACCACCTCCCAGGTGGCCCTGGCCTGGCTGCTGCGCCGCTCCCCCGTGATGATGCCCATCCCCGGCACCGGCTCCGTGCAGCACCTCGAAGAGAACATGGCCGCTGCAGGCATCACGCTCGATGACGATACGTACGCGGAGCTTGAAGCGGCCGGCAAGTAG
- a CDS encoding TetR/AcrR family transcriptional regulator, translated as MGTSAVNSGEQVDRQTRILEAAMDLLSRHGISGVSMRSVAREAGVALGLVNYYYDDKTTLIRAALRRVDEHDLLLVAPDPSTPPDEQLRKALRRVAGADLLTTRYLSLRLHLWALAQADEDYAQINAAAFDRYIDGLAALVSSARPGLSWEACRERASDIVVIQNGMWLTALLGVDKASIQRSIARTEQIAFAPVPDENAGGQVTFLP; from the coding sequence ATGGGGACCAGTGCCGTTAACTCCGGCGAACAAGTGGACAGGCAGACGCGCATACTCGAGGCGGCCATGGACCTGCTGTCCCGGCACGGCATTTCCGGAGTGAGCATGCGGTCCGTGGCGCGGGAAGCCGGCGTGGCGCTGGGCCTGGTCAACTACTACTACGACGACAAAACCACCCTGATCCGGGCAGCCCTGCGCCGGGTGGATGAGCATGACCTTCTGCTCGTCGCCCCCGATCCGTCCACTCCCCCGGATGAACAGCTGCGCAAGGCCCTGCGGCGGGTTGCCGGCGCCGACCTGCTGACCACGCGCTACCTGTCCCTGCGCCTCCACCTTTGGGCCCTCGCCCAGGCCGACGAGGACTACGCCCAGATCAACGCCGCCGCCTTCGACCGCTACATCGACGGGCTCGCAGCACTGGTATCCAGCGCCAGGCCAGGGCTCTCCTGGGAGGCATGCCGGGAGCGCGCATCGGACATCGTGGTCATCCAGAACGGCATGTGGCTGACCGCACTGCTCGGGGTGGACAAGGCCTCCATCCAGCGGAGCATCGCACGCACGGAGCAGATCGCGTTCGCACCGGTTCCGGACGAAAACGCCGGCGGTCAGGTTACCTTCCTGCCCTGA
- a CDS encoding chromosome segregation ATPase, producing MRTSPSKSPLSRSLAAAVVLPGLLTTSMVLVQPAVAATTSTTGMCNGVVNQLAHRGAVQENLLKAAAKKNADAIAALQADKAKLQAQADALAAQKADAEKALADLAAQETQLDSQATAAQAELDRVTAEQEGLTTQVAAAKTAITDLQGKKADVESQLAPLQEELATAKAASADLQAQADQVAAALVANSQAIAAAQTELSALQQAADQAASDLATKEIQIQQAQDQLTALAAQALQAAAAVDDAQQAVANAETQLNALVAAGNTAAAELQAQQDKVDTAKATLAGLQETAAAANAAVTGKKDQIATAQAELTTLQSTATTAKAALDAKNAEIAKAQTDLQTLQTNAAAAAKAVSDNTAKIAAVNAGITSLQGQIATVNSQIASKQTELAQAQNDLTALQTQQADLTRQIADLDSQIAAINGNSIKKRTLQAQRDGLQVQLNGVNSQIADKSATISGLQGDLATLQKQVDSLNSQLLAKQQESSTLQQNAAPLQAALDAANAAVTAKQNDIATLKAQVPALQDAVNQANAAVTTKQGELTTLQGQLPALEQAAKDAADAVTAQQQVVAGLEAALPTLTENVAQAQQAITDQRAILDGLNGTLTQAKDVLAAANGAVDGKNAEISALQAQLPALQATLDAANTAVGTKTAEIASLNKIGDDLVARISSLNAQIAEAEANVLDLQGRVKPLLDQLSSLNGEISAAEANLAALQSQLSTVDAQVTAAQDTLRALQAKKGNYADPIKVQKLLVASLQTQLADIQKQIMAIDPTIGNGGCAV from the coding sequence ATGCGCACTTCCCCGTCCAAGTCCCCCCTTTCCCGGAGCCTGGCCGCCGCCGTTGTCCTGCCCGGGCTGCTCACCACCAGCATGGTTCTGGTCCAGCCTGCCGTTGCCGCTACAACCTCCACCACCGGCATGTGCAACGGCGTGGTCAACCAGCTGGCGCACCGTGGCGCCGTCCAGGAGAACCTTCTTAAGGCAGCCGCCAAGAAGAACGCAGACGCGATCGCTGCCTTGCAGGCCGACAAGGCCAAACTGCAGGCCCAGGCGGATGCCTTGGCAGCGCAGAAAGCCGACGCGGAGAAGGCGCTGGCTGACCTCGCTGCCCAGGAGACGCAGCTGGACAGCCAGGCAACGGCAGCGCAGGCAGAACTGGACAGGGTGACCGCTGAGCAGGAAGGCCTCACCACGCAGGTAGCGGCGGCGAAAACGGCCATCACCGACCTTCAGGGCAAGAAGGCAGACGTGGAGAGCCAGCTGGCACCGCTGCAGGAGGAACTGGCAACTGCAAAGGCCGCCTCCGCGGACCTTCAGGCCCAGGCCGACCAGGTGGCAGCAGCCCTGGTGGCCAACAGCCAGGCCATCGCAGCCGCCCAGACGGAGCTCTCCGCGCTGCAGCAGGCCGCGGACCAGGCAGCCTCTGACCTGGCCACCAAGGAAATCCAGATCCAGCAGGCCCAGGATCAGTTGACAGCCCTGGCCGCGCAGGCGCTGCAGGCCGCCGCTGCCGTGGATGATGCGCAGCAGGCCGTCGCCAACGCCGAAACCCAGCTGAACGCGCTGGTGGCAGCCGGAAACACTGCGGCAGCAGAGCTGCAGGCCCAACAGGACAAGGTGGATACTGCGAAGGCGACACTGGCCGGGCTGCAGGAAACCGCTGCAGCCGCCAACGCTGCCGTCACCGGCAAAAAGGACCAGATCGCGACGGCACAGGCCGAGCTCACTACCCTGCAGTCCACAGCCACCACTGCCAAGGCGGCCCTCGATGCCAAGAACGCCGAGATCGCCAAAGCCCAGACGGACCTGCAGACCCTCCAGACCAATGCGGCGGCCGCAGCAAAGGCTGTCAGCGACAACACCGCCAAGATTGCCGCGGTTAATGCCGGCATCACCAGCCTCCAGGGCCAGATTGCCACGGTGAACAGCCAGATCGCCTCGAAGCAGACCGAGCTGGCCCAAGCCCAGAACGACCTGACTGCACTGCAGACACAGCAGGCCGATCTCACGAGGCAGATCGCTGACCTGGACAGTCAAATTGCCGCCATCAATGGAAATTCCATCAAGAAACGAACTCTCCAGGCCCAACGCGATGGCCTCCAGGTCCAGTTGAATGGCGTGAACAGCCAGATCGCCGATAAGAGCGCCACCATCTCCGGCCTTCAGGGCGACCTGGCTACCCTCCAAAAGCAGGTGGACAGCCTGAACTCCCAGCTGCTGGCCAAGCAGCAGGAAAGCAGCACCCTGCAGCAGAACGCTGCGCCGCTGCAGGCAGCACTGGATGCAGCGAATGCAGCGGTGACGGCAAAACAGAACGACATTGCCACCCTTAAGGCCCAGGTGCCGGCACTCCAGGATGCCGTGAACCAAGCCAACGCGGCTGTCACCACCAAACAGGGGGAGCTCACCACCCTGCAGGGCCAGCTTCCGGCCCTGGAGCAGGCAGCGAAGGATGCTGCTGACGCGGTGACGGCCCAGCAGCAGGTGGTGGCGGGCCTCGAAGCGGCCCTGCCCACCCTCACCGAAAACGTGGCGCAGGCCCAACAGGCCATCACAGACCAGCGGGCAATCCTCGACGGGTTGAATGGCACCTTGACCCAGGCAAAGGATGTTCTGGCGGCGGCCAACGGCGCGGTGGACGGCAAGAACGCTGAGATTTCAGCGCTTCAGGCTCAGCTTCCGGCACTGCAGGCCACCCTGGACGCCGCAAACACCGCGGTTGGCACCAAAACGGCGGAGATCGCATCGCTCAACAAGATCGGGGACGACCTGGTGGCCCGGATTTCGTCGCTCAATGCCCAGATCGCCGAAGCCGAAGCCAACGTTCTTGACCTGCAGGGCCGGGTCAAGCCTTTACTGGACCAGCTCAGCAGTCTCAACGGGGAGATCAGCGCGGCGGAAGCAAACCTCGCAGCCCTCCAAAGCCAGCTGAGCACGGTGGACGCCCAGGTTACCGCTGCCCAGGACACTCTTCGGGCCCTCCAAGCCAAGAAGGGGAACTACGCGGATCCGATCAAGGTGCAGAAACTCCTGGTAGCCAGCCTGCAAACCCAACTGGCGGACATCCAGAAGCAGATCATGGCCATCGATCCCACGATCGGGAACGGGGGCTGCGCCGTCTGA
- a CDS encoding aldehyde dehydrogenase family protein, with amino-acid sequence MTYATQAQEAAPSTETKTAATLFINGKWEPAASGAVREIRNPADGELVATVSEAGREDAERAIAAARAAFDSGVWSSVPAPERGAFLLKVAAGLRERREKFARAESLDTGKRMVESRIDMDDIAACFEYFGRLAGQQAGRMVDAGNADVVSRIVYEPVGVCGLITPWNYPLLQAAWKIAPALAAGCTFVLKPSELTPSTSILAMQLLQDLGLPDGVANLVTGAGAQAGAPLSEHPDVDLVSFTGGLETGKRIAAAAAATVKKVALELGGKNPNVVFADADFDAAVDNALNGAFVHSGQVCSAGARLLVEESIAERFVDELVRRAEGIRLGGPFDDDAETGPLISAAHRDKVDAYVQRGIQEGARLRTGGAAPSGEKYDGGFYYQPTILDQVQRGMSVVTDEAFGPVVTVETFRTEDEAVATANDTIYGLAGAVWTQDAGKAQRVASRLRHGTIWINDYHPYLPQAEWGGFGQSGVGRELGPTGLAEYQEAKHIYQNTSPQVTGWFADHGKEN; translated from the coding sequence ATGACTTACGCCACACAGGCCCAGGAAGCCGCCCCGAGCACCGAAACCAAGACAGCCGCCACCCTGTTCATCAACGGCAAATGGGAACCGGCAGCCTCCGGCGCCGTCCGTGAAATCCGCAACCCCGCAGACGGCGAGCTGGTGGCCACCGTCTCGGAAGCGGGCCGGGAGGACGCCGAACGCGCCATCGCAGCGGCCCGCGCCGCCTTCGACTCCGGCGTCTGGTCCAGCGTCCCGGCACCGGAGCGGGGCGCCTTCCTCCTGAAGGTCGCCGCCGGACTGCGGGAGCGACGGGAAAAGTTTGCCCGCGCGGAATCGCTGGACACCGGCAAGCGGATGGTGGAAAGCCGCATCGACATGGACGACATCGCCGCCTGCTTCGAATACTTCGGCAGGCTCGCCGGGCAGCAGGCGGGCCGAATGGTGGACGCCGGGAACGCCGACGTCGTCAGCAGGATCGTCTACGAACCCGTGGGCGTCTGCGGGCTCATCACGCCGTGGAACTATCCCCTGCTCCAGGCGGCGTGGAAGATCGCCCCCGCCCTGGCCGCCGGCTGCACCTTCGTCCTCAAGCCCTCCGAACTGACGCCCTCCACCAGCATCCTGGCCATGCAGCTGCTGCAGGACCTCGGCCTGCCGGACGGCGTGGCGAACCTCGTCACCGGTGCCGGCGCCCAGGCGGGCGCCCCGCTCTCGGAACATCCCGACGTCGATCTTGTCTCCTTCACCGGCGGCTTGGAAACCGGCAAGCGCATCGCCGCGGCCGCCGCCGCCACCGTCAAGAAGGTGGCGCTGGAGCTCGGCGGCAAGAACCCCAACGTGGTGTTCGCCGACGCGGACTTCGACGCCGCCGTCGACAACGCCCTGAACGGCGCGTTCGTCCACTCCGGGCAGGTCTGCTCGGCCGGCGCCCGGCTGCTGGTGGAGGAATCCATCGCCGAACGCTTCGTGGACGAACTGGTCCGCCGCGCAGAGGGCATCCGGCTCGGCGGCCCCTTCGACGACGACGCCGAAACCGGCCCCCTGATCTCCGCCGCCCACCGGGACAAGGTGGACGCCTACGTCCAGCGGGGAATCCAGGAGGGCGCGCGGCTCCGCACCGGCGGCGCCGCACCTTCCGGGGAGAAGTACGACGGCGGTTTCTACTACCAGCCGACCATCCTGGACCAGGTGCAGCGCGGCATGTCCGTGGTCACCGACGAGGCGTTCGGCCCGGTGGTCACGGTGGAAACGTTCCGCACCGAGGACGAAGCAGTGGCCACCGCCAACGACACGATCTATGGCCTGGCCGGCGCCGTCTGGACCCAGGATGCCGGCAAGGCGCAGCGCGTGGCCTCCCGGCTGCGGCACGGCACGATCTGGATCAACGACTACCACCCCTACCTCCCCCAGGCCGAGTGGGGCGGCTTCGGCCAGTCCGGCGTCGGCCGCGAGCTGGGCCCCACCGGCCTGGCCGAGTACCAGGAAGCCAAGCACATCTACCAGAACACCAGCCCGCAGGTGACCGGCTGGTTTGCTGACCACGGCAAGGAGAACTAG